A genomic segment from Deltaproteobacteria bacterium encodes:
- a CDS encoding beta-ketoacyl-[acyl-carrier-protein] synthase family protein: protein MHQVAITGIGIVSCLGTGTEKVLQALKEGRSGIVLDEERKEAGFRSALTGRIEDFKKPGLERKKYRTMTDFGIQAYGAALEAIAMAGWNESEIKSDKTGLIIGNDSTTLANYKQVEITRREKSTFPIGAGIVFQALNSTVTMNLNTILGTMGASWTLSGACASGGHAIGQAGDLIAMGRQERIICGGAQEINWESVSSFDATNAFSLREDDPPRASRPFDAKRDGLVPSGGAAIVALERLDLAKKRGAHILAIIRSYAFSSDGANLSVPSGEGLERCIRECLNRGKTSADAIDYISAHATSTPIGDAAEARAIHGAFGDNSPWISSTKSMTGHEMWMAGAAQAVYSILMSRGRFIAPNINFKKQEEGIPKLNIAAETIDKKPDLILCNSAGFGGTNSCLLLDTCI from the coding sequence ATGCACCAGGTAGCTATTACAGGAATAGGCATTGTTTCTTGCCTCGGAACGGGAACGGAAAAAGTCCTTCAGGCCCTTAAGGAAGGACGGTCGGGAATCGTACTTGATGAAGAAAGAAAAGAAGCAGGCTTCAGGAGCGCTTTGACAGGCCGCATTGAGGACTTTAAAAAGCCCGGGCTGGAACGAAAGAAATACCGCACCATGACCGACTTCGGTATTCAGGCCTATGGCGCAGCCCTTGAAGCAATCGCAATGGCGGGCTGGAATGAATCGGAAATTAAAAGTGATAAAACAGGCCTCATTATAGGCAATGACTCGACGACCCTGGCCAACTATAAACAGGTAGAAATAACACGTCGCGAAAAAAGCACCTTTCCCATCGGCGCCGGAATCGTTTTCCAGGCATTGAATTCAACGGTTACAATGAACCTTAATACCATTTTGGGTACAATGGGGGCCTCATGGACCTTAAGCGGCGCCTGTGCCAGCGGCGGGCATGCTATCGGCCAGGCCGGCGACCTCATTGCCATGGGACGGCAGGAAAGAATTATCTGCGGAGGAGCACAGGAAATAAACTGGGAATCTGTATCGAGCTTTGATGCGACGAATGCATTCTCCTTAAGAGAAGATGACCCTCCCCGTGCTTCGAGACCTTTCGATGCTAAAAGAGACGGACTTGTTCCCAGCGGCGGAGCGGCGATTGTTGCGCTTGAGAGACTGGACCTTGCAAAAAAGAGAGGCGCTCACATCCTGGCAATTATCAGGTCCTATGCTTTCAGCTCCGATGGCGCCAATCTCTCCGTTCCTTCCGGAGAGGGGCTTGAAAGGTGTATCAGGGAGTGCCTTAATCGTGGAAAAACATCGGCAGATGCCATCGATTACATCTCTGCCCATGCAACCTCAACACCCATCGGTGATGCGGCAGAGGCAAGAGCTATTCATGGCGCCTTTGGTGACAACAGCCCCTGGATTTCTTCCACAAAATCAATGACCGGCCATGAAATGTGGATGGCCGGGGCGGCCCAGGCAGTCTATTCCATCCTCATGTCCCGGGGACGCTTTATTGCCCCCAATATCAACTTTAAAAAGCAGGAAGAAGGTATTCCAAAGCTTAACATTGCGGCGGAAACAATCGATAAAAAGCCTGACCTTATTCTATGCAATTCAGCAGGCTTTGGCGGCACCAATTCCTGTCTGCTGCTGGATACATGCATTTGA
- the fabG gene encoding 3-oxoacyl-ACP reductase FabG: MSSLKDEKNNKIALITGASRGLGASIALRLAKAGYDIWANYSSNKEAANKVKAEIESLGRHCKLLQFDVRDKEAIDEALSPELELCTPHVLVNNAGFTKDGLMIWMSQEEWEDVIDVSLLGFFLVTKAVLMGMLKRKSGRIINITSTAGQSGLPGQANYSAAKAGLIGATKSLALEVCKKGVIVNAVAPGFIETDMTAELPLDKILPTIPAGRFGTAQEVAAAVEFLSSDEASYIIGETISINGGIYT; the protein is encoded by the coding sequence ATGAGCAGCCTCAAAGATGAAAAGAATAACAAAATTGCCCTCATTACGGGTGCCAGCAGAGGGCTTGGCGCATCAATCGCCTTAAGGCTGGCAAAAGCAGGTTATGATATTTGGGCAAACTATAGCAGCAACAAAGAGGCGGCAAATAAAGTTAAAGCAGAAATCGAATCCCTGGGACGTCATTGCAAGCTGCTGCAATTCGATGTTCGTGACAAGGAAGCTATTGATGAAGCGCTTTCTCCGGAACTCGAACTTTGCACACCCCATGTGCTGGTAAATAATGCCGGCTTTACGAAGGACGGCCTCATGATCTGGATGAGCCAGGAAGAGTGGGAAGATGTTATCGATGTAAGTCTCCTCGGTTTCTTCCTCGTTACCAAAGCCGTTCTCATGGGCATGCTGAAAAGAAAATCGGGCAGAATAATTAATATTACTTCAACGGCGGGACAAAGCGGACTGCCGGGACAGGCCAACTATTCAGCTGCAAAGGCCGGTCTTATTGGCGCAACCAAATCTCTTGCGCTGGAAGTCTGTAAAAAAGGGGTAATCGTTAATGCCGTGGCTCCCGGATTTATTGAAACCGATATGACTGCTGAACTTCCTTTAGATAAAATACTGCCTACCATTCCCGCCGGAAGGTTTGGCACTGCCCAGGAGGTAGCTGCCGCTGTGGAGTTCCTCTCTTCAGACGAGGCATCTTATATTATAGGCGAGACAATTTCAATTAACGGCGGAATATATACTTGA
- a CDS encoding cytochrome c3 family protein yields MSRLHSKIILLLFLTLILSLSSVSDLMAARKISAQRECSTCHIMWLEQLRQKEVEPLIELKAQPVVIAGKQGVVSTERMCFTCHDGFILDSRFAWKDNKKNFHPIGVTPKNVNIPKRKDGTEVFPLDTNGQVYCGTCHSAHGVEWSTKDSPIFLRESNKDSMMCMICHIKRATGPTEGNHPINKTSIDIPKKIHDLGGKTGSYQNQVICQSCHRVHGAREKKLLLTNNDNSRLCGICHSDRYAKNIQEAREMHTHPVNIVSEKVKIADEVIESGGRKGTNGEIICQTCHRPHYAKREGGILVDSNKDSALCKKCHQDKKSVQITKHNLQNSAPDAANAKGQTTVKSGPCSACHIPHKGKGPKMWARELSGTEDNISNMCKSCHSEGEAGQKKPIGNHSHPVNADLAKVGGETSFPLFGSDANPVEPGDIVNGKVVCATCHNVHQWNFEDPEEGSLDEGDGTNSFLRKAAAPAPNLCADCHRDKKFIVKTDHDMRVTSPKTTNTKGEDVSKTGVCGQCHMIHNAPTKAKMWAREVSGEGDIVAQLCLSCHNENGPAKKKQTGQYSHPTGKPVSNLNITISDDGSWSHPLLEKVSEKNRIKLTPLPFFDDEGKRVSKGNVSCGSCHDPHIWDAAKVKEGRGKNIEGDGSNSFLRIKKDPDSALCKNCHVEKRSVVVTKHNLQLTAPGQKNILGVKAKKGDICGSCHLPHNGSGPKMWARNPFTQGDQVERLCKSCHEKDLPAEKKQVGKFTHPVGKPIKNLGITPESKEVWTFKNDKYKASIDKEPIKTLPLYAKSGEKVADGNVSCGSCHDPHQWDSASYPSEVLIDEDKADKSVKKSIASKMKKVKKEEGDAKNSFLRIPNAPQATLCKNCHVDKRSVELSKHNMNIFSEEEKNVLGLTTRKSGTCSACHLPHNGVSAKMWARPVKPGNAVVSLCKSCHEKGLVAEKKLAGDYSHPLEADIRKADGKTSFPLYNNKGQKKSPAMGGRVVCTSCHDPHQWDARNLMTTAGASRIVEGTARNSFLRKPAFPSPDLCIECHENNKYIEFTDHDFSISAPTAKNTDGKTVTETGKCGFCHMIHNSPNSIRMWAHDRGPGDDGMETLCRSCHFEGKIAKKKIPKNFNHPIEIKVTSNVPRKARSRKKKKKKQPFPVFEIDGKRTKTGIITCPTCHNPHLWSPDNPDYGPGTATEGNSTNSFLRGVSDVAFCSNCHGFDAIFRFKYYHSSTSRKRSVPITGGSGKE; encoded by the coding sequence ATGTCCAGACTTCATTCCAAAATCATTCTACTTTTATTTCTGACCCTGATTTTATCACTATCTTCTGTAAGTGATCTAATGGCAGCCAGGAAGATTTCTGCCCAGCGTGAGTGCTCTACCTGTCATATCATGTGGCTGGAGCAATTAAGGCAAAAAGAGGTGGAACCTCTCATAGAATTAAAAGCGCAGCCTGTCGTCATTGCAGGCAAACAGGGTGTTGTAAGTACGGAAAGAATGTGCTTTACCTGCCATGATGGTTTCATTCTCGATTCTCGATTTGCATGGAAAGACAATAAAAAGAATTTTCACCCGATAGGCGTAACACCAAAAAATGTAAATATCCCCAAAAGAAAAGATGGAACGGAGGTCTTCCCTCTTGATACAAATGGTCAGGTTTATTGCGGAACCTGTCATTCAGCCCATGGCGTCGAATGGAGCACCAAGGACAGTCCCATCTTTTTGAGGGAGTCCAATAAAGACTCCATGATGTGCATGATTTGCCATATTAAAAGGGCTACGGGTCCGACGGAGGGCAATCACCCCATCAATAAAACATCTATCGATATCCCTAAAAAAATTCATGATCTCGGCGGTAAGACAGGTTCTTATCAAAATCAGGTTATATGTCAATCCTGTCACAGGGTTCATGGAGCCAGAGAGAAAAAGCTTCTCCTTACAAATAATGATAATTCCCGCCTATGTGGAATTTGTCATAGCGATAGATATGCAAAAAATATTCAAGAGGCCAGGGAGATGCATACTCATCCCGTTAATATAGTCTCCGAAAAAGTGAAGATTGCAGATGAAGTCATAGAAAGTGGCGGAAGAAAAGGGACTAACGGTGAGATTATCTGCCAGACCTGCCACAGGCCTCATTATGCAAAGCGTGAGGGAGGCATTCTTGTGGACAGCAATAAAGACTCTGCCCTCTGTAAAAAATGTCATCAAGACAAAAAGAGTGTTCAAATAACAAAGCACAACCTTCAAAACAGCGCGCCTGACGCAGCCAATGCAAAGGGACAGACAACGGTTAAGAGTGGCCCTTGCAGCGCCTGTCACATTCCACATAAAGGGAAAGGTCCAAAAATGTGGGCCCGTGAATTGTCGGGCACGGAAGACAATATTTCCAACATGTGTAAGAGTTGCCATTCTGAAGGAGAGGCAGGGCAGAAAAAACCTATTGGAAACCATTCTCACCCTGTTAATGCCGATCTGGCGAAAGTAGGTGGCGAAACTTCCTTCCCCTTGTTCGGCAGTGATGCTAATCCTGTCGAACCCGGTGATATCGTTAATGGCAAAGTAGTCTGTGCCACCTGCCATAATGTACATCAGTGGAACTTCGAAGATCCTGAAGAGGGTTCTCTTGATGAAGGCGACGGAACAAACAGTTTTCTAAGAAAAGCAGCCGCACCGGCCCCCAACCTCTGTGCCGACTGCCACAGGGACAAGAAGTTTATCGTTAAAACAGATCATGACATGAGAGTAACCTCTCCGAAAACGACTAACACTAAAGGAGAGGACGTATCTAAAACAGGGGTATGTGGTCAGTGTCATATGATCCACAATGCACCGACGAAAGCAAAAATGTGGGCAAGAGAAGTTTCCGGAGAAGGTGATATTGTGGCCCAACTATGCCTCTCCTGCCATAATGAAAATGGGCCTGCAAAAAAGAAACAGACAGGACAATATTCACATCCAACGGGCAAGCCTGTATCCAATCTTAATATTACCATCTCAGATGACGGAAGCTGGAGTCACCCGCTCTTAGAAAAAGTAAGTGAAAAAAACCGAATTAAACTCACTCCCCTCCCCTTCTTTGATGATGAAGGCAAGAGAGTATCTAAAGGCAACGTTTCCTGTGGTTCTTGTCACGATCCTCATATCTGGGATGCTGCAAAGGTTAAGGAAGGTAGAGGTAAAAACATTGAGGGTGACGGCTCAAACAGTTTCTTAAGAATCAAAAAAGACCCCGATTCAGCGCTTTGCAAGAATTGCCATGTTGAAAAACGCTCTGTCGTCGTGACAAAACATAACCTGCAGCTTACGGCACCGGGCCAGAAAAATATACTTGGCGTAAAAGCCAAAAAGGGTGATATATGCGGTTCCTGCCACCTGCCACATAATGGAAGCGGGCCCAAAATGTGGGCAAGAAATCCTTTTACACAGGGTGATCAGGTGGAGAGGCTCTGTAAGAGCTGCCATGAAAAAGATTTGCCGGCGGAAAAGAAGCAGGTCGGTAAATTCACTCATCCTGTGGGCAAGCCCATTAAAAATCTCGGCATTACTCCTGAATCAAAAGAGGTATGGACTTTTAAGAATGACAAATATAAGGCCAGCATTGATAAAGAACCGATAAAAACCCTCCCTCTCTATGCCAAGAGTGGAGAGAAAGTTGCTGACGGCAATGTAAGTTGCGGAAGTTGCCATGATCCTCACCAATGGGATTCTGCTTCCTATCCCTCTGAAGTTCTTATCGATGAAGACAAAGCTGACAAGAGTGTTAAAAAATCAATAGCTTCCAAAATGAAAAAGGTAAAGAAAGAAGAAGGTGATGCAAAAAACAGCTTCCTTAGAATACCGAATGCACCTCAGGCAACCTTATGTAAAAACTGCCACGTTGACAAAAGGTCTGTTGAACTATCAAAACATAATATGAACATTTTTTCAGAAGAAGAAAAAAACGTTCTCGGCCTTACAACGAGAAAATCAGGCACTTGCAGCGCTTGTCATCTACCTCATAACGGTGTTTCTGCAAAAATGTGGGCAAGACCCGTTAAACCCGGAAATGCCGTTGTTTCTCTTTGCAAGAGTTGCCATGAAAAGGGATTGGTAGCCGAAAAGAAACTTGCCGGAGATTATTCTCACCCTCTGGAAGCAGATATCAGGAAGGCGGATGGAAAAACGTCATTCCCCCTATACAATAATAAAGGTCAAAAGAAGTCACCTGCCATGGGAGGAAGGGTTGTCTGTACTTCCTGTCATGATCCTCATCAGTGGGATGCGAGAAACCTTATGACAACAGCAGGCGCTTCCAGAATAGTAGAAGGTACGGCAAGAAACAGTTTCCTTAGAAAACCGGCTTTCCCATCTCCTGATCTCTGTATAGAATGTCATGAAAACAACAAGTATATCGAATTTACGGACCACGATTTTTCAATTTCAGCGCCTACTGCCAAAAATACCGACGGCAAGACTGTTACCGAAACTGGTAAGTGTGGTTTTTGTCATATGATTCATAACTCACCAAACAGCATCAGAATGTGGGCACATGATCGGGGTCCAGGTGATGACGGAATGGAAACACTTTGCAGAAGCTGTCATTTTGAAGGTAAAATTGCCAAGAAAAAAATACCCAAGAATTTCAACCACCCCATAGAAATCAAGGTAACGTCCAATGTTCCAAGAAAGGCCCGGTCAAGAAAGAAGAAGAAGAAAAAACAGCCATTTCCTGTATTCGAAATAGATGGAAAACGTACCAAAACAGGAATTATCACCTGTCCCACATGTCACAATCCACACCTCTGGTCGCCTGACAATCCTGATTATGGTCCCGGTACTGCGACGGAAGGTAACTCGACTAACAGCTTTTTAAGAGGAGTCAGTGATGTGGCTTTCTGTTCAAACTGTCATGGATTCGATGCCATCTTCAGATTTAAATATTATCACAGTTCTACTTCAAGGAAGCGAAGCGTGCCTATCACCGGCGGCAGCGGCAAAGAATAA
- a CDS encoding NHL repeat-containing protein: MTNKLIPIIVFVLLFSPALSSGERKKAKTVRISKVLEIKGPANDPLELPTDLVVNSKGNVYTVDGVNNRILVYSKDGSFLFGFGKSGSKAGEFKNPVGIGISPKNDIFVADKDNKRIQFFSQQGKFKGIIDLQKMGVVPIDVAIEPGTGHCFITDNKKHRIVVYKQNGDFVRAWGERGEQDREFRYPATLWFQDRKLYIADILNSRAVVYRNDGRLYRTVGEWGVLPGQFFRPKGVTVDKTGNIYISDSYLDVVQVFNNEGKFLHVLGDESGKIRRFKSAAGIFVKGNLLYVAEMLENKISVYKLK, from the coding sequence ATGACGAACAAACTGATACCAATAATTGTTTTTGTATTATTATTTTCTCCCGCCTTGTCTTCAGGGGAAAGGAAAAAAGCAAAGACCGTAAGAATAAGCAAGGTACTGGAAATTAAGGGTCCTGCAAATGATCCCCTTGAGCTGCCTACCGACCTTGTCGTCAACTCCAAGGGAAATGTCTATACTGTTGATGGCGTCAATAACCGTATTCTTGTCTATAGTAAAGACGGTTCCTTTCTCTTTGGATTTGGAAAGAGCGGCAGCAAAGCCGGTGAGTTTAAGAATCCCGTTGGAATAGGTATATCACCTAAAAATGATATTTTTGTCGCTGACAAAGATAATAAGAGAATCCAGTTTTTTTCTCAGCAAGGTAAGTTCAAGGGTATTATCGATCTTCAAAAAATGGGAGTTGTCCCCATTGATGTTGCCATTGAGCCGGGTACGGGTCACTGTTTTATTACAGACAACAAAAAACACAGAATTGTCGTTTATAAGCAGAATGGTGATTTTGTCAGAGCCTGGGGTGAGAGGGGTGAACAGGACAGGGAATTCAGATACCCTGCTACTCTCTGGTTTCAAGACCGGAAATTATATATTGCAGATATACTTAACTCAAGAGCCGTCGTCTACAGGAATGACGGACGACTATACAGAACCGTCGGCGAATGGGGTGTTTTGCCCGGCCAATTTTTCAGACCTAAAGGTGTCACTGTCGATAAGACGGGGAATATCTACATTTCCGATAGTTACCTTGATGTCGTTCAGGTATTCAATAATGAGGGAAAGTTCCTCCATGTACTTGGCGATGAGAGCGGAAAAATAAGGAGGTTCAAAAGTGCAGCTGGAATTTTTGTCAAAGGGAACCTTCTCTATGTAGCGGAGATGCTTGAAAACAAAATATCGGTATATAAACTGAAATAA
- a CDS encoding rhodanese-like domain-containing protein, translated as MKFKDKVSVAVVLFLLFLALRYEYMESVRQIPSSRSNENKEALFDGITSSELSRLITNKHEFVLIDVRSSGEYRKGRIPGALSIPFSGIKSKISRYNKSDTIILYCESGPWSRVAYSELKKMGFENIRILINGIVGWKWEIGGQLEK; from the coding sequence ATGAAATTTAAAGATAAAGTTTCTGTCGCCGTTGTTCTCTTTCTTCTCTTTCTTGCGCTCAGGTATGAGTACATGGAATCTGTAAGGCAGATTCCTTCATCAAGGTCAAATGAGAATAAAGAAGCGCTTTTTGACGGCATCACATCAAGTGAACTCTCCCGCCTCATTACAAATAAACATGAGTTCGTCCTTATCGATGTGCGCTCTTCCGGTGAATACAGGAAAGGTCGTATTCCCGGCGCCCTTTCCATTCCTTTTTCCGGGATCAAATCAAAAATCAGCCGGTACAACAAATCAGACACGATCATACTCTATTGCGAGAGCGGTCCATGGAGCAGAGTTGCCTATAGTGAACTCAAGAAAATGGGCTTTGAAAATATCAGAATTCTGATCAATGGAATTGTGGGTTGGAAGTGGGAAATAGGGGGCCAGCTGGAAAAGTAA
- the mnmD gene encoding tRNA (5-methylaminomethyl-2-thiouridine)(34)-methyltransferase MnmD encodes MKAVKTDDGSFSFYSDVYGETYHSRNGALRESFEKYCRPCGIKALARGGAISILDVGFGLGYNVLAALYSAKDANSDCQINVISLEKDLIDFKVLNKIEVPSRYRGLYRIVLQALKEKRYFSDGINIRILCGDAREEVKKVDECFDAVFLDPFSVKKNPQLWTVHFFKTLYKRMKEDAMLATYSVSTPVRAGLVEAGFHIGEGPGDKMKRGGTVASKKADHLFMNSRNLEKLKNSPERIPFYDPPLNFTAREIFSYREKLKEK; translated from the coding sequence ATGAAGGCAGTTAAAACTGATGATGGTTCATTTAGCTTTTACTCGGATGTTTATGGTGAGACCTATCATTCGCGAAATGGCGCATTAAGGGAATCTTTTGAAAAATATTGCAGGCCCTGCGGCATAAAAGCGCTGGCCCGTGGTGGAGCCATAAGCATTCTCGATGTAGGGTTCGGCCTCGGCTATAACGTCCTGGCCGCTTTATACAGTGCGAAAGATGCCAATAGTGATTGTCAAATCAATGTGATATCCCTGGAAAAAGACCTCATCGATTTTAAGGTTTTGAATAAGATAGAAGTCCCTTCCAGATACAGGGGGCTTTATCGTATTGTTCTTCAAGCCCTTAAAGAGAAGCGCTATTTTAGTGATGGTATTAACATTAGGATCTTGTGCGGTGATGCCAGGGAAGAGGTAAAGAAGGTTGACGAGTGTTTTGACGCTGTCTTCCTTGATCCTTTTTCCGTGAAGAAGAACCCGCAACTCTGGACAGTCCATTTTTTTAAAACGCTTTATAAACGGATGAAAGAGGACGCCATGTTAGCAACTTACAGCGTATCGACACCGGTAAGGGCCGGACTTGTTGAGGCCGGTTTCCATATCGGTGAGGGGCCCGGTGACAAGATGAAGCGCGGTGGAACGGTGGCTTCCAAAAAAGCTGATCACCTTTTTATGAACTCCAGGAATCTTGAAAAGCTGAAAAACTCACCTGAAAGAATACCTTTTTATGATCCCCCCTTAAATTTTACGGCCCGGGAAATCTTCAGTTACAGGGAAAAGTTAAAAGAGAAATAA
- the leuB gene encoding 3-isopropylmalate dehydrogenase, with protein MSNVKKVAVLPGDGIGPEIIAEAIKVLGVVSKKKGVQFEFTEGLIGGAAIDATGGPFPDETKELVQSSDAVLLGAVGGPRWENLDYSIRPERALLGLRAILGAFANLRPAKIYDALADASTLKREVIEGIDIMVVRELTGGIYFGQPKGVETLPGGGKKGFNTLTYTTPEIERIARVAFEVAGKRGKKVCSVDKANVLECTELWREVVTNVHKDYSHIELSHMYVDNAAMQLIRYPAQFDVIVTTNMFGDILSDEASMLTGSIGMLPSASIGGEIGIFEPIHGSAPDIAGQGKANPIATIMSAAMMVKYAFGMDDVYDDIDSAIVRILDKGYRTPDIMQEGSKSAGCKEMGDLIVAELENS; from the coding sequence ATGAGTAATGTAAAAAAAGTGGCTGTACTTCCGGGAGACGGGATCGGCCCTGAAATAATAGCCGAAGCGATCAAGGTCCTTGGTGTTGTCAGCAAAAAAAAGGGAGTGCAATTTGAATTTACGGAAGGACTGATTGGTGGCGCTGCCATCGATGCAACGGGTGGTCCATTTCCTGATGAAACGAAAGAACTCGTTCAGTCATCAGATGCCGTTCTTTTAGGCGCCGTCGGCGGTCCCCGGTGGGAGAACCTCGATTACTCCATCCGGCCTGAAAGGGCGCTTCTGGGGCTGAGAGCAATTCTCGGCGCCTTTGCCAACTTAAGGCCTGCAAAGATCTATGATGCCCTTGCCGATGCCTCGACGCTTAAGCGGGAGGTTATCGAAGGTATCGATATCATGGTGGTAAGAGAACTTACGGGAGGTATTTACTTCGGTCAGCCCAAAGGTGTGGAAACGCTTCCCGGCGGTGGCAAAAAAGGTTTTAATACGCTTACCTATACGACGCCTGAAATTGAGCGTATAGCAAGGGTCGCCTTTGAAGTGGCGGGAAAAAGAGGGAAAAAAGTTTGCTCCGTGGACAAGGCAAATGTTCTCGAATGTACCGAACTCTGGAGAGAAGTGGTTACTAATGTGCATAAAGATTATTCGCATATTGAACTCAGCCATATGTATGTCGACAATGCGGCAATGCAGCTGATCAGATATCCGGCGCAGTTTGATGTTATTGTGACAACCAACATGTTTGGAGATATTCTGTCTGATGAGGCGTCTATGCTGACCGGGTCCATCGGTATGCTTCCTTCGGCCAGTATCGGCGGTGAAATTGGTATTTTTGAGCCTATTCACGGCAGCGCGCCTGACATTGCCGGCCAGGGAAAGGCAAACCCTATTGCAACAATCATGTCTGCTGCAATGATGGTAAAATATGCCTTTGGCATGGATGATGTTTACGATGATATTGATTCTGCTATTGTAAGAATTCTCGATAAGGGCTACAGAACGCCTGATATTATGCAGGAAGGCTCCAAATCGGCGGGTTGTAAGGAAATGGGCGATCTTATTGTAGCGGAACTGGAAAATTCATAA